DNA sequence from the Drosophila sechellia strain sech25 chromosome 3L, ASM438219v1, whole genome shotgun sequence genome:
ccgcagcagcaacagcacatGCAACAGCCATCacagcagcagatgcagcagcaactcgcGCCTGTTGGCATACCGCAACCTCCATCTTGCCCGCTTTCGGAATCAGTCTATATCAAAAAGGAGCCCATGGAGGACTCGATGGACGCCACCTGTAATCAGAACAGCAACGAACCGCAGGACTTAAAGGTGAAGATCGAGATTAAAAACGAGGATGCATTGAAGCACAGTGCTGGAGGTCTGCCGCCTTCAGGCCCGTGTGCACCGCCTTCAGCTCTACATCCGCTATCCGGAGCTCCGGTAGAGAGCGGACAGGAGCCACTGCACCTGCAACACATGCCTCATGGACAAGTAACAACGCAACCGCCCCCTGGCTACCTAATTGATGGCCAGCTAAAGTATGGACCATCGGGACAAGGCGTGCCTCCACAGCCACCACAACTGCACAGCGATGCGGCTGGAGGAGTCAGCGGAGCACCACCTGGAACGCCGACCACGCCCCAGAAGTATCCGCCCGAGATGGAGATGAAGTTTGCTCCTCAGGATCTCAAGTATCCCCCACCGCCGTCTCTGGACGCACTCAAGTACAGCCAAGAGATGCAagctgcggcggcggcagcggctgctgctggcaaATACGATATGAAGTACATGATGGAGCAGCAGGGCAAGTACAACGTGGAGTTGTCAGCTGCACATCAGCCGCCGAGCAAGCCGGGCTACCAGGACTCGCTTAAGATACCCGATATTAAGCCCGGTTTCGGCCACCTGCCGCACAACGTTGGCTCTTCGCTTGACGCCGCCCATAAATACGGACCGCCGCCGACGTCGCAAGAGtcccagcaacagcagccccAGCCGCCGGCACATCAGATACCGCCGGGAGCAACTCCACCACCTGGTATCGCCATGCCCAAGCCGCACTACCAACACGATGTGCAAACGCCACCGTTGGGACGGCCCTTCGAGCCTACCGGACTAATGCTCAAGTATGGCGATCCCCTGGCAGCCAAATATGGCCCGCCACAGGATCTCAAGTACCCGATGCCTCCGGTTTCTCAGGCGGGACCAGCGGACGTAAAGCCTTATGGCGGCGAGAATTTGATCAAGTCCTCACCGTACGGACCGCCGCCGGAGAGTCCTATCGATGCCTCTGCGCGCTCTACACCTGGTCAGGACAGCCAGGGCAGCAATAGCAATTCACAGCCGCCCTCAATGCCTCCGCAACCGCAGCAGTTCCAGTCGCCGCATCCCTCGCCGCATATGCCTTCGCCAGCAGGAGGTGGGCTACCACCGGGAATGCATCCGCAAAATCTCATCCACGGCCCGCCACCAGGTGCAGCAGGTGGCAGTGGCCCCCAGCCGCCTCCACCGCCCACATCACTGCACCAGCCCATGCCTACGTCTGCAGGTCCACCCAGTCTGCAACATGGACTACATCCTGGCCACCAGCACTCACAACTGTCTGCGGCATCATCGATGCCGCCGAGCTCGATTGGAATTCCTCCGACGCTCTCGACTATGGCGCCCTCGCACATGCACCCGCACCTTCATCCACATGCGCATCTGCAGGGTCTCCATCGGCCGCACGATCTGCCGCCTAGTATGCATCCACATGCTCCCATGCCGCTGTCGTTGCAGGGGCACCCGCAGCACGGACATGGATTGCCGCCCTCGCACACAtctcagcaacagcagcagcagcaacaacaacagcccgGCGGACCAGCTGGCACGGTGCGAACTCCGTCACCAGCCCAGCAGCCGCCGAGATCCATGCACGATCCGCAATCGTCTCGAGAGCCGCCCACATCGCAGCCCTCGACCACTATGGCAGGATCGAGTGGTCCGGGTGGACCACCGCCGCAACAGTCGCCACATGCGCATCGCACATCACCGTTGCCAGGGCTCGCGGGTAGTGGTCCTCCACCTCCGGGACTCATCGGTCATCCGATGGCCATACACCCGCACCTGGCCCACTTGCCGCCCGGACATCCGGCTCACGCAGCGCTGGCCCATCCTGGACACCATCTGCTGTCGCACTCGATAGCGGGCTTGGGTCCTGGCGGTGGACCCATCGCGTTGCTGGCCGGACCCGGTGGGCTTGGAGGTATTCCAGAGTCCGCTCTTAGTCGCCGCACCCCGCCCTCACACCTGCCGCACTCGCATGCTTCTTCGGCCCCACTGACGGCTCACTCGGTGGCAAGTATGACGTCCACCAGTATGTCGCTGACCACCAGCACGGTGCCATCGTCCGCCTTTAGCCGCGCCAGTCCCAGCGTACAGATCTCGAGCAGTGGAGGAGGACCTTCAGGCCCCGGAAGCGTTGGACCTGGAGGATTGCCAAACTCAtcggcagcggcagctgctgcggcagcTGCTCATCGGGCAGCTTCTCCGGCATCCAGCGTAAGCAGCCTAAGTCGGCAGAGTCCGCTGCATCCGGTGCCGCAGTCGCCGCTCAGCCATCATCCCTCGTCATCTGCGTTAtccgccgcagcagctgctgtGGCGGAGCGGGATCGACATGCGCTGATGCGCCAGCAATCGCCACACATGACTCCACCTCCGGTGTCCAACGCCTCTTTAATGGCGAGTCCTCTAAGCAAGATGTACGCTCCACAGCCGGGTCAGAGGGGCTTGGGAACATCACCGCCACCGCATTTGCGGCCAGGAGCATCACCACCGGTCATTCGCCACCCGCAGATGCCTCTACCGTTGCCACTGATTGCGCCCGGCGGAGGAATCCCGCAGATTGGAGTGCATCCGGGTCAGTCACCGTATCCGCACCCGCTACTGCATCCCTCGGTATTCTATTCGCCGCATCACCATCCATTTAATTCGCCATACGGCTATGCGCCCTATGGTCCTGGATTCCCGGCATACATGAAGCCGCCACCACAGCCAGGACAGCTCGATCCGGCAGCCGTGATGGCGGCCCACCATGCTGGATTGCAAGGACCACCGCCCCAGCAAATGCGCCAGGACGAGCAGAATGCGGCCGCCGCTGCACAAGCAGCTGCTGAGAAACAACACCAAgcggctgcagcagcggcagcccAGCAGCACAAGGCGCCGCAACAACAACCGCCTGGCGGAATGCCACCCAACAAACCGCCAACGCCAAAGACGCCACAGGGTCCGGGCGGTGGAATGCCCCCAGGAATGGGTGGACCGGGAACACCGACGGGACTGCCGCCAGGTGCCTATCCTGGCAGCCATATGCCGGGATATCCACAAGGGACGCCTCATGGTTCACCCTTTGCGCCACAAGATGGTCAGCCTCACGGCCTGAAGCCCACATCGCACATGGACGCCCTGCGAGCCCACGCACACTCAGCCAACTCGGCGGGAATGGGCGGTGGACACCATCCTACGGAGCCATGTAAGATAGACACCCAAGAAATGAGAATTAGGGTGTATCTAATAATATGTCTAATTTCAGTGCCCATTGATATTGAACCGGATCCAGAGCCAGAGATTCCCAGTCCAACGCACAACATACCACGTGGTCCCAGTCCCGAAGCAAAACCGGACGACACCGAATGCCATCGCTCTCAGTCTGCCATGTAAGTGATATGCCAAGCCGTCTCGTATTTCTGCTCTCAAAGtgttatataaataataatataatttgataATTTTATAGATTTGTGCGCCACATCGATCGTGGGGATTACAATTCGTGCACGAGAACAGATTTGATCTTCAAGCCGGTGGCCGACTCAAAGTTGGCCCGCAAGCGTGAAGAACGCGACCGCAAGCTGGCCGAAAAGGAGCGTGAGCGGCGACAGGTAAGTGAAGATGTTATTTATAAGGTTACCCAAGCTAATATCATTTGTAATCctacacagcagcagcagcaacaacaacagcagcagcaacaacagcaagcaGCGGCCGCGCAACAGGCGGCACAGCAAGCCAAGATGAAGGCGGAGCTGAAGCCACCGTATGCGGATACACCGGCACTGCGTCAACTGTCCGAGTACGCTCGTCCCCACGTCGCCTTCAGGTGAGTTTCAGGAGATGgaggaaccacttttcgcCGAGTTTTACGTCTGGTGCTAGGATTTTGTTCAGTTCTCTTCTGCCGTTTGCCTTCTCTTAACTCCATTTGGGAGTCCACCAAGTCGCGTTCGATGATTGTAATTATTTCCATTCGATTCAATTTCAGTCCTGTTGAGCAGATGGTGCCATATCATCATCCAATGGGCCCCATGTACAGAGAGAGGTACAGTACCAAAGCCTGACAAACCCTGTCTTCAATGCGAAAGCCATCTCACATATCCCAACACACAACCATTAACCCTCTCACGCCTCATAAATTCCAACCACAACTCAATATTCATCATTCCCCCATTTCTCCCTTACATAAACAATACCATTGGGGATCTCTGGACTAACCTCTAATCTTTTATCATATTGAATTGAGATGtaacaaaaattaatcaatGATTAGCGGTGTTATGTCAAAGGGATTCTAAAGAGCATCTTCATTTTCCTGCTTTAATACCCCCCAGCTTTTAACGAATTCGGTATCTTGAGCGCACGTCCAAAATTATGCTTCAGCTCTTTATAATTTGCAATTTCGTTTACTCCACGCTTTGAATAACCCTTACCAAAAACACAAAGATCCCAATATAACCAGCATTCGATCCAGATTCCAGGTTCatattaacattttattaCTTGCAGGGAACTGGAGGAGATCAAAAACGCACAAGCTGCTGCGGCGAGTCAATCCCGACTAGATCCGCACTGGATGGAATACTATCGACGGTTGGTTAAGGCTTGTTGATTAATTAAAGATGATTTTAACTGTATAGATTACTTTTATCCTGTTCCAATAGCGGCATCCACCCCTCGCAGTTCCCGCTGTATGCGAATCCGGCGATATCGCAGATGGAGAGGGAGCGTCTGGGAATTCCACCTCCGCACCATGTGGGGTTGGACCCGGGCGAGCACATGGTGCGTATGGTAGGCTACACTTCTTTATTATTCCACTCGACTCATATTCACAAAATCAATCGTATTTGGAACGTCAAGCGATCGAACCGCAAAACCGAACCAATCACTATGTCCACTTGTTGTCAGCTCACCTGTTAACCAGTCCAGTACCCGCATAAAACCCAAGCACGTGTCCCGTCATGCCGTTCATGTTCTGTGCTAACCATTATTTGCCATGCCATGCTTTTTGCCCATCTCGATGGGGCACctaaccaaaaaccaaaccaaaatcgaatcgaaaccGACATGTGTCGCCATCTAACCCGCATTACGCATAGTTACATACAACTTTCTATATCTTCTATTGGCGCCAACGCCCACGCAGCACTGGCTCTTTTGAAACTTTCTACGATATTCGATAATTTTCAGATACGATTGACGAGAGAATATCATGCACACTCTCATACTCATTTACATTTGCCTTTGCATCCACAGCCGCAACCACCGGAGGCCGGTTTCCAACTGCCACGTGAGTTTGTATAGCCCTTGAGGTTTTCGCCATATTTAATAGACTACAGGGGCCACATTAATAACTAATTCATCTCTTCTCTTCACATCACATTTCAGCGAATGTTGGCCAGTATCCGCGGCCAAATATGCTTATACCTAGGGAGCCGCACTCGGATGTCCTGCTGCGCATGTCCTATGCCGACCAACTACAGGTTTCCCAATTCCCTTATCCACATCCTAACTCATTAATTACATATATACAGTATTTACAGGCCGCCGAGTTCCAGCGACAGTCCCTGCACGATCAGTACTTTAGGTGAGTGTTCTCTTAGCCATACAAATAGAGGGTCTACAACTCGACGGTGGGTGATCTGCAAAATCTTTTGTATTTTACTGAAAGATGTGGTCTTCAATCTGAAATACATAAATACGAATCTGACAAGGGTATCAAAATTCGAGATAGGCTCATCCACCCCATTATAATATAGTTTATCCATCGTTTTCTTGTTGCTTATGTTGCCATTATGTTtctgtttccgtttccgtttgaTCATCGCCCGCTCTTCTCATCCCCACAGACAACGGCCCAGATAAGTGGACAGACAGCAATTGTAGAGAGCAAGCAACTGAACAAAGACAATACTCGGGCCGCGGCCGTGAGGAACTGCTTTGTGTGATTTTTGTGTTCAAGCGTttacattttgttttccaCACGCACAACCCCACATACtcaccacaaaaaaaaacatcaacatCATCTGCAGAGACGACGTCAACGTATATGGCTCAAGAATCCAGAAACCAGAAAACCAAGCGACTCAAAGTTGCGCAACGCCTTGTCACGTTTTTATGTAAAAAGTTAGTAAGCCTTTTTTGATTTAACTCATCCGTAGGCCTGATATCGTCTTGTTTAACATTTAATCTCAAGATTTTGTCGTACTCGATCTAATATTGTATTTTGGTAAACAGGAATCAGCTGCGTTAATCGGGAGTGGTTCGTCGATTGTTCCGGCTGCACACAGCACACTTCACACCAGACACTCACTGACCAAGGCATCCAGAATCAAAAAGCAGAAACCAACTacaaaactaaactaaacaaaacagGACACGATGGTCGCAATATCTTAAGTATCCTCTTCATAGTGTATAGTGTTAAATTCTTAAACGTAAGCGAGATATGGAGCATGTTAAATACGGTCTAGACTTATTAAGGCAATGGAACAAAATCGAACTTGGCACACAAATTTTTATGGAGGTTTTCAAAcagcttatatatatatgtatatgaatgTGCTACACTTCGACAAAAACTATCTAGTAAGCTCCACAAATCAATTGATTTAGACACGATGATAACtaagcaaaaccaaaacacaAACTCACCAGCACTTGCTGCAGGAGACAAGGTACATAAATTAGTATAGACAAAGGATTAAGGATAGACGAATCGTGCGTTCATATATATTCGAGAGTACTGTACAAATGGATTCGGAGATAGTTTTCTTTTTACGACACAGTTTGGCACTCTACGCATTAGAGATACGcctaatattatttaaatgtatttactTCCAGGAACAATTGAACTATGTACGGTTTATATGTGCTTGCTGCTTTCGACTTTTTAgctaaaataaaatggaaaacgaATCACGCCAATGCCTAGATTTCGCTTTTTATATGTAGTCCCTGTTTGTGTTAGCCTAGCCAGCAGCTTTGCCTACCAACTAACTGCTactcattatttattattttgctaTGACTAGAGTATTATAGGGGTTGGGAGATGAAAGTTTTGTAAAAAGTGCATAAAAAATAACGAAATAATTATATGGGTATTATGTAAATGATTTGATGCTGCTCTCAAGCCCAAAAGCACGGCGTTCGATGTTTGTGACGTGCCAGCATTTGAAGCAGCTGCAATTTTGAGTGCTTAATTTATATTAGTAATTTATACAATTATTATACGCTAAATCATGCATTGAATACAcacaatatttaaaatgataGTATGTAAGGCCAACAAACCGCTAAGGTGGATGGATTCAATGGCAAACGAAAGTGTGAATTATACTAAACAAAAAGAGGAACACAaagtaaacatatttttaaatacagttttttatttcacATTTTGAATATACACattgatataaatatattgtagCTATATACTAATTATGGAAGTTTATCGTAGGAGTCTTGCAAGCATATTCAATGGCACACAAAcgacaaaaaacaaaaaaaataatacaagaTTTGGCGTAGTTAACAtttaagaaatgtaaagtaaagatccatacatatttatatatatatacaaaaaaaaaaaaacaaacaaatgcagCTATATTATTGCAGCTATAttactaaataaattataaaacagaaaatcaCACTGAAaagataaattattaaaacctGTAAAAACtaagtaaaacaaaataaaattagttACATTAGTTACCAAATCCCAGAAAACATTCTCTGCTTTCACACGCATCGGTAAATTCTTTTTTcgtttaataaatttaatggaAAAGGTTACTAAGTGGGATATCGACAAGAGATTCGAGCGGAATTCTTTTCAGGaatatgaataatattaaataaaacaacattttcatttgcagaTATTCAGTATAACAGTTTATTTTTGCTAAGTCATATTCTATAAATCCTATTAACTTAGGGGATCTTATTGTAGACCTAACATAGTTGAATAAA
Encoded proteins:
- the LOC6604879 gene encoding arginine-glutamic acid dipeptide repeats protein isoform X10: MAASTQGEIRVGPGHQVNDVYAKLPDYNPISSFPIDKETDERELEESRWSPGVVADGDLLMFLRAARSMAAFQGMCDGGLEDGCLAASRDDTTINALDVLHDSGYDPGKALQALVKCPVSKGIDKKWTEDETKKFIKGLRQFGKNFFRIHKDLLPHKDTPELVEFYYLWKKTPGANNNRPHRRRRQSALRRNRVTRANNSNSNTPPKKEDTPEPQTATTATAAATAASETASRSSPAVSKEENSSLTEDDASECDSDSSLTHKRDESPSRMRTRNKQQNNNSSTSSVNNTAGNGGGNATSISSGSTGGGAAGGNSSSKDQSANAVANGKRPKRGSETPDVSGGASVDSPKTPTKAVAESSANKRKGGKQDTPNKKKRTEQESNEPSAHEENAIKEKRKRPDSPVESMNSDSRPDSVLDDGESNTTDTTTAEQQSTKDSKETVSCKEEREMVTNDLEAKTEEKAIKAEALAEDSKDSAIKNMDEETNIQAPTSAETSLVDGPNPNALPSPVAAPITMKVPTIATVEALNASVDRKEAIEKMESCDSDPEMLKKLATIKQEVSPQQQQHMQQPSQQQMQQQLAPVGIPQPPSCPLSESVYIKKEPMEDSMDATCNQNSNEPQDLKVKIEIKNEDALKHSAGGLPPSGPCAPPSALHPLSGAPVESGQEPLHLQHMPHGQVTTQPPPGYLIDGQLKYGPSGQGVPPQPPQLHSDAAGGVSGAPPGTPTTPQKYPPEMEMKFAPQDLKYPPPPSLDALKYSQEMQAAAAAAAAAGKYDMKYMMEQQGKYNVELSAAHQPPSKPGYQDSLKIPDIKPGFGHLPHNVGSSLDAAHKYGPPPTSQESQQQQPQPPAHQIPPGATPPPGIAMPKPHYQHDVQTPPLGRPFEPTGLMLKYGDPLAAKYGPPQDLKYPMPPVSQAGPADVKPYGGENLIKSSPYGPPPESPIDASARSTPGQDSQGSNSNSQPPSMPPQPQQFQSPHPSPHMPSPAGGGLPPGMHPQNLIHGPPPGAAGGSGPQPPPPPTSLHQPMPTSAGPPSLQHGLHPGHQHSQLSAASSMPPSSIGIPPTLSTMAPSHMHPHLHPHAHLQGLHRPHDLPPSMHPHAPMPLSLQGHPQHGHGLPPSHTSQQQQQQQQQQPGGPAGTVRTPSPAQQPPRSMHDPQSSREPPTSQPSTTMAGSSGPGGPPPQQSPHAHRTSPLPGLAGSGPPPPGLIGHPMAIHPHLAHLPPGHPAHAALAHPGHHLLSHSIAGLGPGGGPIALLAGPGGLGGIPESALSRRTPPSHLPHSHASSAPLTAHSVASMTSTSMSLTTSTVPSSAFSRASPSVQISSSGGGPSGPGSVGPGGLPNSSAAAAAAAAAHRAASPASSVSSLSRQSPLHPVPQSPLSHHPSSSALSAAAAAVAERDRHALMRQQSPHMTPPPVSNASLMASPLSKMYAPQPGQRGLGTSPPPHLRPGASPPVIRHPQMPLPLPLIAPGGGIPQIGVHPGQSPYPHPLLHPSVFYSPHHHPFNSPYGYAPYGPGFPAYMKPPPQPGQLDPAAVMAAHHAGLQGPPPQQMRQDEQNAAAAAQAAAEKQHQAAAAAAAQQHKAPQQQPPGGMPPNKPPTPKTPQGPGGGMPPGMGGPGTPTGLPPGAYPGSHMPGYPQGTPHGSPFAPQDGQPHGLKPTSHMDALRAHAHSANSAGMGGGHHPTEPLPIDIEPDPEPEIPSPTHNIPRGPSPEAKPDDTECHRSQSAIFVRHIDRGDYNSCTRTDLIFKPVADSKLARKREERDRKLAEKERERRQQQQQQQQQQQQQQAAAAQQAAQQAKMKAELKPPYADTPALRQLSEYARPHVAFSPVEQMVPYHHPMGPMYRERELEEIKNAQAAAASQSRLDPHWMEYYRRGIHPSQFPLYANPAISQMERERLGIPPPHHVGLDPGEHMVRMPQPPEAGFQLPPNVGQYPRPNMLIPREPHSDVLLRMSYADQLQYLQAAEFQRQSLHDQYFRQRPR
- the LOC6604879 gene encoding arginine-glutamic acid dipeptide repeats protein isoform X12; translated protein: MAASTQGEIRVGPGHQVNDVYAKLPDYNPISSFPIDKETDERELEESRWSPGVVADGDLLMFLRAARSMAAFQGMCDGGLEDGCLAASRDDTTINALDVLHDSGYDPGKALQALVKCPVSKGIDKKWTEDETKKFIKGLRQFGKNFFRIHKDLLPHKDTPELVEFYYLWKKTPGANNNRPHRRRRQSALRRNRVTRANNSNSNTPPKKEDTPEPQTATTATAAATAASETASRSSPAVSKEENSSLTEDDASECDSDSSLTHKRDESPSRMRTRNKQQNNNSSTSSVNNTAGNGGGNATSISSGSTGGGAAGGNSSSKDQSANAVANGKRPKRGSETPDVSGGASVDSPKTPTKAVAESSANKRKGGKQDTPNKKKRTEQESNEPSAHEENAIKEKRKRPDSPVESMNSDSRPDSVLDDGESNTTDTTTAEQQSTKDSKETVSCKEEREMVTNDLEAKTEEKAIKAEALAEDSKDSAIKNMDEETNIQAPTSAETSLVDGPNPNALPSPVAAPITMKVPTIATVEALNASVDRKEAIEKMESCDSDPEMLKKLATIKQEVSPQQQQHMQQPSQQQMQQQLAPVGIPQPPSCPLSESVYIKKEPMEDSMDATCNQNSNEPQDLKVKIEIKNEDALKHSAGGLPPSGPCAPPSALHPLSGAPVESGQEPLHLQHMPHGQVTTQPPPGYLIDGQLKYGPSGQGVPPQPPQLHSDAAGGVSGAPPGTPTTPQKYPPEMEMKFAPQDLKYPPPPSLDALKYSQEMQAAAAAAAAAGKYDMKYMMEQQGKYNVELSAAHQPPSKPGYQDSLKIPDIKPGFGHLPHNVGSSLDAAHKYGPPPTSQESQQQQPQPPAHQIPPGATPPPGIAMPKPHYQHDVQTPPLGRPFEPTGLMLKYGDPLAAKYGPPQDLKYPMPPVSQAGPADVKPYGGENLIKSSPYGPPPESPIDASARSTPGQDSQGSNSNSQPPSMPPQPQQFQSPHPSPHMPSPAGGGLPPGMHPQNLIHGPPPGAAGGSGPQPPPPPTSLHQPMPTSAGPPSLQHGLHPGHQHSQLSAASSMPPSSIGIPPTLSTMAPSHMHPHLHPHAHLQGLHRPHDLPPSMHPHAPMPLSLQGHPQHGHGLPPSHTSQQQQQQQQQQPGGPAGTVRTPSPAQQPPRSMHDPQSSREPPTSQPSTTMAGSSGPGGPPPQQSPHAHRTSPLPGLAGSGPPPPGLIGHPMAIHPHLAHLPPGHPAHAALAHPGHHLLSHSIAGLGPGGGPIALLAGPGGLGGIPESALSRRTPPSHLPHSHASSAPLTAHSVASMTSTSMSLTTSTVPSSAFSRASPSVQISSSGGGPSGPGSVGPGGLPNSSAAAAAAAAAHRAASPASSVSSLSRQSPLHPVPQSPLSHHPSSSALSAAAAAVAERDRHALMRQQSPHMTPPPVSNASLMASPLSKMYAPQPGQRGLGTSPPPHLRPGASPPVIRHPQMPLPLPLIAPGGGIPQIGVHPGQSPYPHPLLHPSVFYSPHHHPFNSPYGYAPYGPGFPAYMKPPPQPGQLDPAAVMAAHHAGLQGPPPQQMRQDEQNAAAAAQAAAEKQHQAAAAAAAQQHKAPQQQPPGGMPPNKPPTPKTPQGPGGGMPPGMGGPGTPTGLPPGAYPGSHMPGYPQGTPHGSPFAPQDGQPHGLKPTSHMDALRAHAHSANSAGMGGGHHPTEPLPIDIEPDPEPEIPSPTHNIPRGPSPEAKPDDTECHRSQSAIFVRHIDRGDYNSCTRTDLIFKPVADSKLARKREERDRKLAEKERERRQQQQQQQQQQQQQQAAAAQQAAQQAKMKAELKPPYADTPALRQLSEYARPHVAFSPVEQMVPYHHPMGPMYRERELEEIKNAQAAAASQSRLDPHWMEYYRRGIHPSQFPLYANPAISQMERERLGIPPPHHVGLDPGEHMVRMPQPPEAGFQLPPNVGQYPRPNMLIPREPHSDVLLRMSYADQLQAAEFQRQSLHDQYFRQRPR
- the LOC6604879 gene encoding arginine-glutamic acid dipeptide repeats protein isoform X4, coding for MAASTQGEIRVGPGHQVNDVYAKLPDYNPISSFPIDKETDERELEESRWSPGVVADGDLLMFLRAARSMAAFQGMCDGGLEDGCLAASRDDTTINALDVLHDSGYDPGKALQALVKCPVSKGIDKKWTEDETKKFIKGLRQFGKNFFRIHKDLLPHKDTPELVEFYYLWKKTPGANNNRPHRRRRQSALRRNRVTRANNSNSNTPPKKEDTPEPQTATTATAAATAASETASRSSPAVSKEENSSLTEDDASECDSDSSLTHKRDESPSRMRTRNKQQNNNSSTSSVNNTAGNGGGNATSISSGSTGGGAAGGNSSSKDQSANAVANGKRPKRGSETPDVSGGASVDSPKTPTKAVAESSANKRKGGKQDTPNKKKRTEQESNEPSAHEENAIKEKRKRPDSPVESMNSDSRPDSVLDDGESNTTDTTTAEQQSTKDSKETVSCKEEREMVTNDLEAKTEEKAIKAEALAEDSKDSAIKNMDEETNIQAPTSAETSLVDGPNPNALPSPVAAPITMKVPTIATVEALNASVDRKEAIEKMESCDSDPEMLKKLATIKQEVSPQQQQHMQQPSQQQMQQQLAPVGIPQPPSCPLSESVYIKKEPMEDSMDATCNQNSNEPQDLKVKIEIKNEDALKHSAGGLPPSGPCAPPSALHPLSGAPVESGQEPLHLQHMPHGQVTTQPPPGYLIDGQLKYGPSGQGVPPQPPQLHSDAAGGVSGAPPGTPTTPQKYPPEMEMKFAPQDLKYPPPPSLDALKYSQEMQAAAAAAAAAGKYDMKYMMEQQGKYNVELSAAHQPPSKPGYQDSLKIPDIKPGFGHLPHNVGSSLDAAHKYGPPPTSQESQQQQPQPPAHQIPPGATPPPGIAMPKPHYQHDVQTPPLGRPFEPTGLMLKYGDPLAAKYGPPQDLKYPMPPVSQAGPADVKPYGGENLIKSSPYGPPPESPIDASARSTPGQDSQGSNSNSQPPSMPPQPQQFQSPHPSPHMPSPAGGGLPPGMHPQNLIHGPPPGAAGGSGPQPPPPPTSLHQPMPTSAGPPSLQHGLHPGHQHSQLSAASSMPPSSIGIPPTLSTMAPSHMHPHLHPHAHLQGLHRPHDLPPSMHPHAPMPLSLQGHPQHGHGLPPSHTSQQQQQQQQQQPGGPAGTVRTPSPAQQPPRSMHDPQSSREPPTSQPSTTMAGSSGPGGPPPQQSPHAHRTSPLPGLAGSGPPPPGLIGHPMAIHPHLAHLPPGHPAHAALAHPGHHLLSHSIAGLGPGGGPIALLAGPGGLGGIPESALSRRTPPSHLPHSHASSAPLTAHSVASMTSTSMSLTTSTVPSSAFSRASPSVQISSSGGGPSGPGSVGPGGLPNSSAAAAAAAAAHRAASPASSVSSLSRQSPLHPVPQSPLSHHPSSSALSAAAAAVAERDRHALMRQQSPHMTPPPVSNASLMASPLSKMYAPQPGQRGLGTSPPPHLRPGASPPVIRHPQMPLPLPLIAPGGGIPQIGVHPGQSPYPHPLLHPSVFYSPHHHPFNSPYGYAPYGPGFPAYMKPPPQPGQLDPAAVMAAHHAGLQGPPPQQMRQDEQNAAAAAQAAAEKQHQAAAAAAAQQHKAPQQQPPGGMPPNKPPTPKTPQGPGGGMPPGMGGPGTPTGLPPGAYPGSHMPGYPQGTPHGSPFAPQDGQPHGLKPTSHMDALRAHAHSANSAGMGGGHHPTEPLPIDIEPDPEPEIPSPTHNIPRGPSPEAKPDDTECHRSQSAIFVRHIDRGDYNSCTRTDLIFKPVADSKLARKREERDRKLAEKERERRQQQQQQQQQQQQQQAAAAQQAAQQAKMKAELKPPYADTPALRQLSEYARPHVAFSPVEQMVPYHHPMGPMYRERELEEIKNAQAAAASQSRLDPHWMEYYRRGIHPSQFPLYANPAISQMERERLGIPPPHHVGLDPGEHMIRLTREYHAHSHTHLHLPLHPQPQPPEAGFQLPPNVGQYPRPNMLIPREPHSDVLLRMSYADQLQYLQAAEFQRQSLHDQYFRQRPR